From the genome of Acidobacteriota bacterium:
CCAGCCCCAGCGACAGCCCCGTCGCCACCAGCGCCACCGCCGAGATCACCTTCCGGTTCCCCTGCTCCCACTTCCACCCGAAGGCGCCGTTCACCAGCGCACCCAGCGCCGGCAGCACGGGAATCAACCAGAGAAGGCCGACAGGAGTCATGGCTGAGCCTCCGTCCTGGGCGAGCCCACGAGCCCATGGGGCCGCGAGGCCAGGAATCCGCGAGACCACGAATCCACGAGACCATGAGTCCGTGAGACTACGAATCGTGATTTCCTATCTTTCATGGGCTCTTGGGCTCCCGGGCTCGCGGGCTCCGTTTCTTTCGGCCTCTCGGGCTCTGCCTCTTTCCAGTTCATGGGCGCTCTCCGATCACGGCCTCTACCACTTCATCAGATTCGCGGCGTCGATGCTGGTGGTGCCCTGCCGCCGGATGAAGGCCACCACGATGGCCACCCCCACCGCGGCTTCCGCGGCGCTGACGGCCATCACGAAGAAGGCGAAGAGGGCGCCCTCCACCTGCCCAAGGTGACGCCCCAGGCCGAGGAGGAGGAGGTTCACGGAGTTCAGCATGAGTTCCACGGACAGGAACACCGTGATGGCGCTCCTGCGCGTGAGGGCGCCGATGAGGCCGGCGGCGAAGAGGAATACGGTCAGGACCAGAACGTGCCCGAGGCTGATCATGTCCAGTCCCTCCTCGACAGGACGATGGCTCCGATCATGGCGCCCACGAGCAGGACGGACGCCACTTCGAAGGGTACGGCGTACTGGCTCACGAGGAGGTGGCCGAACTGCTGGATCGACCCGAAAACGGGCTCCACCTTCGGGAACGGACCGGGGGCCGCCCCCCGGGTCAGGCGGTAGACGTGAAAAATGAAGAGGAGGGCCGCGGCGAAAGTGAGCACGGTCTGCACGGCGCCCACGGGCGGCCCCTGCTCCTCCAGGCCCAGAGCCATGATGACGTACAGGACGATGACCATCACGGCCCCGGCGTAGACGATGATGAGGAAGAGGCCGAGGAACGGCACGTGGAGGATCATGTAGAGCACGCCCAGCCCCACCATCGCCACCGCCATGCCCACGGCCGCGACCATCGGGTTCCTGTGGAATACGAGCACCAGGGCGCCCACGAAGGCGACCAGCGCGAGGCCGAAGAAGACCGTCGCGGAGAGCATCAGGTTCCCTCCTCCAGGGGCTTTTCCTTGCCGGGAAGGTAGGGCGGACGCCGCCCCATGGCCAGCAGTTTCTCCTTGGTGAAGATCAGGTCCGACCGGTCGTAGTCGGCCAGCTCGTACTCGTCCTTGAGCCAGATGGCCTCCACCGGACAGACTTCCTCGCAATACCCGCAGAAGATGCACAGCCCCATGTCGATGGAAAATTCCTTGGGGTACTTCTCCTTCTCCAGAGGCGTCTCCCCCGCGACGATGGCGATGGCCTTCGGCGGGCAGATGAACTGGCAGAGCTTGCACGAGGTGCACTTTTCGTGGCCGTCGAGGCCCGTCAGGAGGACGGGGGCCCCCCGGTACCGGCCGGGCAGGGTCCACCTCTCCTCGGGATACTGGAGCGTCACGCGCTTGCGGAAGATGTGGCGGAACGTGAGCGCCATGCCCTTGAGGATGGCGGGAAAGTAAAGGCGCTCCCAGAGGCTGAGCCGGGGCCGCTTCAGGACTTTCATGGGCGCCCCCACACGACCAGGATGGTGGCCATCACCACGAAATTGAGGATCGCCAGGGGAAAGAGCCGCTTCCACCCCAGGTTCATGAGCTGGTCGTAGCGGAAGCGGGGCAACGTCCACCTCACCCAGATGAACACGAACATGCAGAAGGCGATCTTCGAGAAGAAGACGACGGCGGAAAGGATGCCCCCCCAGAGCGGACCGAACCAGGCGAAGTCCACGAAGGGGAGGTTCCACCCGCCGAGGAAGAGCAGGGTGACGAAGGCGGAGGCGGTGATCATGTTCGCGTACTCGCCCATGAAGAACATGGCGAACCGCAGGCCCGAGTACTCCGTGTGATAGCCCGCCACGATTTCGCTTTCGCCCTCGGGGAGGTCGAAGGGAAGGCGGTTGGTCTCGGCGAAGACCGAAACCACGAAGACCACGAAGCCGAGAAAGTGCGGCAGGAAGAACCACACCTTCCCCCAACCTCCCGACTGGGCCGCCACGATGGCCTGGAAGTCAAAGGTGCCCACCCACATCACGACCGAAAGGAGAGCCAGCCCGATTCCCAACTCGTAGGAGATCACCTGGCTGGCGGCCCGGAGGGCCCCCATGAGGGAATACTTGTTTCCGCTCGACCAGCCGGCGAGAAGGATCCCGTACACGCCGAGGCTGGAAATGGCCAAGAGGTAGATGACTCCCACGTCCACCCCCGGCGCGATGACGAGGGGGTGGGTGGACCCGCCCACCGTCACGGAGGTCCCGAAGGGGATGACCGCGAAGGTGATCAGCGCCGGGATGAGCGTCAGGAGAGGCGCCACGAGGTAAAAGGGCTTGTAGGCCTCGCGCGGGACGATGTCCTCCTTGAAGAAGAACTTCAGGCCGTCCGCCACGGGCTGGAAGAGCCCGAAGGGGCCCACGCGGTTCGGCCCGAGCCGGTCTTGCATGAAGGCGGAGACGCGGCGTTCGGCGAGGGTCGCGTAGGCCACACCCGTCATCACCACGGTCACGATGACCAGGATCTTGATCAGGGCGGGCAGGACCACGGGGAGATAGGCGCTCACGGGGCCACCTCCTCAAGCGGAAGGCCCTGGGGCAGGAGATCCCGGACCGAGACGCTCCGAAGGGCCGGTACGCGGGCCTTCACGCGGCCCAGCCATGGGAGGAACTCCGGGTCGGGGGCCTCGCCCCCGGAGAGCCGAATCCACCTCGACACCCAGTCGTAGAAGGGCCGGCGGTGCCGGGGCGGAACCACCGCCCGAGCGGTCTTCTGGACCACGCCCAGGAAGTTCACCGTGAGGCCCTCCATCTCGTGCCACCCCGCGAGGGGAAGGTAGAGGTGAGATTCCTGCGCCGTGCGCGTGAAGGCATAGTCGGCCACGACGAGCAGGTCGAGGGCCCCGAGGGCCTCCTTCAGGGGCGCGGCGCCGTCCGCCCCCGCGTCCCCCAGAGGGTCCTCCCGGAGAATCACGGCGGCCCTGCGCCCCTTGAGGAGTTCGACCGCTCGGACCTCCGGCCCGGCCACCGGAAGGCCGAGGAGCCGGGCTCCGCGGAGGTTCGGTCTGCGCTCCTTCCGGATGAGGAGCCCGTCGTCCTCCCCCTTTTCCTCGTTCAGAACGGACACGGAGGCCGCGGGGAACAGTGCCTCCTTCAGATCCAAAAAGGCGGCCATCTCCTCCAGGGTCATCCGCCCAGACAGGAAGAAGATCATCCGCGAAGAAGCCTCGCCCGCGTAGGGACGGAGCCGGTCCACCAGTTTGGGGAGGAAGCTCTCCGTGGGCAGGGCCGCCCAGCCCTTGCCGCCGCGGACCAGGGGCCGGGCGGCCAGGCGGGCCTCCTTCAGGCGCTCGGAGAGGAGGCGGCCGAAGTCGCACATCCAATAGCCGTTCACCTTGGGGTTCTCCCGCGGCACGAGACGGAGGATCTCGCCCTTGTAGGCGTCCATCCGGACGGAGCATCCGCGGGAGCATTCGGGGCAGACGGAGTTGGCGGAATTGAGGAACCAGACCCGTTCCTTGAAGCGGAACTCCTTGCTGGTCAGAGCGCCCACCGGGCAGATGTCGGCCGTGCACACCGAGTACGGATTGTCGAGGGAGCGGCCGGGGAAGGTCTCCACGATGGTGTGGACGCCCCGCTCCGCGAGGGTCAGTTCCCCCGTCTTGGAGATCTCCTCGCAGAAACGGATGCACCGGGTGCACTTGATGCAGCGCTCGGCGTCGTAGACCACGTGGGGGCCGATGTCGACCCTCTTGGGGGCGTGGATCTTCTCGAATTCCATCCGGCTCCCGGGGGCGCCGTAGGTGTAGGAGTAGTTCTGGAGCTGGCACTCGCCCGCCTGGTCGCAGACGGGGCAGTCCAGGGGGTGGTTCAGGAGGAGGAACTCCAAGATCCCCTTCTGGGCCTGTTTCACCGTCGGGTTCCGGGTCTCCACGACCATGTCGTACTTGCCGTCGATCTTCTTGTCCGCCGGCAGGTTCGGGATGGTCGTGGAGCAGGCCGTGAGGAGCTTCGGCGCGCCCTTCACTTCGACGAGGCACATGCGGCACTGGCCCACGATGGACAGCGCGGGGTGGTAACAGTAGTAGGGAATGTACACCCCGTTGCGAAGGGCCGCGCGGAGGACGGTCTCCCCCTGAGTCGCCTCGATCTCCCGGTCGTCGATCCGAATCAGCGGCATGAGAACCCCTAGAGTACGATCTGCGCCGGAGCGGGGTGAACGCGCCCGGCGGTCAACGCTCCTAGACGGCGGCGGTCATGCGGATGTCCTGCATGGGGCATCGCCCCATCCGGACGTGGGCCTCGAACTCGTCGCGGAACTGGTTCACGAAGGAGATGGCGGGCATGGCCGCCGCGTCGCCCAGGGGGCAGATGGTGCGTCCCATGATGTTGTTCGAGACCTCGAGGATCAGGTCGCAGTCGCCCGCCTTCCCCCCGCCGCTTTCCAGCCGGCGGAGGATCATCTCCAGCCAGTGCGTCCCCTCGCGGCACGGCGTGCACTGCCCGCAGGACTCGTGGGCGTAAAACTCCATGAGATTCAGCAGGGCCCGGACCATGCACACGGAGTCGTTCATGACGATGACGCCCGCCGAGCCCACCATGGACCCGACGGTCTTGAGCCCGTCTGGGTCCATGGCCACGTCGATCTGGTCGGCTCTCAGGACCGGAACCGACGAACCTCCCGGAATCACCGCTTTCAACGGACGGTCGCCCAGGATCCCCCCGGCGTGCTCGTAAATAATCTCTCTCAGGGAGACGCCCCCGGGCAGTTCGTACACGCCGGGGCGCTTCACGTGGCCGGAAACCCCGTACAGTCTGGGCCCAGGCATGCTCTGGGTGCCGATGGAGGTGTACCACGCGGCGCCGTTTTGGAGGATGAGGGGCACGTTGGCGAAGGTCTCCACGTTGTTGATGTTCGACGGGACCCCGTAGACCCCGTATCCCGCCGGAAACGGAGGCTTGATGCGGGGCTGGCCCCGCTTGCCTTCGAGAGACTCCATGAGGGCCGTCTCTTCCCCGCAGATGTAGGCCCCTCCGCCGCGCGCCACCCAGACGTCGAAGTTGAAGCCCGACCCCAGGATGTTCTTGCCGAGAAACCCCTTGGCGTAGGCCTGATCCACGGCGCGCTGGAAGATCCTCGCGCCCTGGGGCATCTCTCCCCGGATGTAAAAGAAGGCCCCCGCCGCCTGGGTGGCCCACCCGGCGATCACGATCCCCTCCAGGATGGAATGGGGGTCGTTCTCGATCAGCAGGCGGTCCTTGAAGGTGCCCGGCTCGCTCTCGTCGGCGTTGCAGACCAGATACTTGAGGGGTTCCGTCTTGTCCCCCTCCTTCTTCCTCGGAAGAAAGGTCCACTTGAGCCCCGCCGGGAACCCGGCCCCGCCGCGGCCCTTCAGGTTCGCGGCCTTCACCTCGCCCAGGACCTGCTCGGGCGACATCTTGTGGAGAGCCTTCATGAGGGGCTCGTACCCTCCCGAAGCCATGTAGGTGTCGATGTTCGTCGAGTTCGGCTTCCCGAGGTTTCTCGTCAGGAGCTTGAGGGGCTCAGCCATGGTTCACTCCGCGTTCCCATCCGGCGGGCCGACCGGCGCGCGCCTCACTGGAGTTCCTTGAGGATCCGGTCCACGTCCTCGAGGGACACGCGCCGGTGGAGGGTCTCGTTGACCATGAGGGCGGGGCCCCCGTCGCAGCAGGCCAGGCATTCCACGGTGATGAGCGTGAACTTGCCGTCGGGGGTCGTTTCGCCGGGCTTCAGGCCAAGGCGCCGACCCAGGTGCTCCAGGAGCGTCTCCGAGCCCGCCAGCATGCAGGGCAGCGTCTTGCACACCTGGAGGAGATGCCGGCCCATGGGCTTTTCCGTGAACATCTCGTAGAAGGTCACGACGCCGCGAACGTGGGCCGGCGTCATGCCGAGCTTCTCGGCGATGAACTCCTGAAACGTCTCGGGAATGTGGCGGACCTCCGACTGGCAAAGGTGGAGGCACATGAGGAGCGCCGTCCTGGGCTGGGGGTAGGCCGACGCAAGGGCGT
Proteins encoded in this window:
- the nuoK gene encoding NADH-quinone oxidoreductase subunit NuoK codes for the protein MISLGHVLVLTVFLFAAGLIGALTRRSAITVFLSVELMLNSVNLLLLGLGRHLGQVEGALFAFFVMAVSAAEAAVGVAIVVAFIRRQGTTSIDAANLMKW
- a CDS encoding NADH-quinone oxidoreductase subunit J, with the translated sequence MLSATVFFGLALVAFVGALVLVFHRNPMVAAVGMAVAMVGLGVLYMILHVPFLGLFLIIVYAGAVMVIVLYVIMALGLEEQGPPVGAVQTVLTFAAALLFIFHVYRLTRGAAPGPFPKVEPVFGSIQQFGHLLVSQYAVPFEVASVLLVGAMIGAIVLSRRDWT
- a CDS encoding NADH-quinone oxidoreductase subunit I — its product is MKVLKRPRLSLWERLYFPAILKGMALTFRHIFRKRVTLQYPEERWTLPGRYRGAPVLLTGLDGHEKCTSCKLCQFICPPKAIAIVAGETPLEKEKYPKEFSIDMGLCIFCGYCEEVCPVEAIWLKDEYELADYDRSDLIFTKEKLLAMGRRPPYLPGKEKPLEEGT
- the nuoH gene encoding NADH-quinone oxidoreductase subunit NuoH, whose amino-acid sequence is MSAYLPVVLPALIKILVIVTVVMTGVAYATLAERRVSAFMQDRLGPNRVGPFGLFQPVADGLKFFFKEDIVPREAYKPFYLVAPLLTLIPALITFAVIPFGTSVTVGGSTHPLVIAPGVDVGVIYLLAISSLGVYGILLAGWSSGNKYSLMGALRAASQVISYELGIGLALLSVVMWVGTFDFQAIVAAQSGGWGKVWFFLPHFLGFVVFVVSVFAETNRLPFDLPEGESEIVAGYHTEYSGLRFAMFFMGEYANMITASAFVTLLFLGGWNLPFVDFAWFGPLWGGILSAVVFFSKIAFCMFVFIWVRWTLPRFRYDQLMNLGWKRLFPLAILNFVVMATILVVWGRP
- a CDS encoding 2Fe-2S iron-sulfur cluster-binding protein gives rise to the protein MPLIRIDDREIEATQGETVLRAALRNGVYIPYYCYHPALSIVGQCRMCLVEVKGAPKLLTACSTTIPNLPADKKIDGKYDMVVETRNPTVKQAQKGILEFLLLNHPLDCPVCDQAGECQLQNYSYTYGAPGSRMEFEKIHAPKRVDIGPHVVYDAERCIKCTRCIRFCEEISKTGELTLAERGVHTIVETFPGRSLDNPYSVCTADICPVGALTSKEFRFKERVWFLNSANSVCPECSRGCSVRMDAYKGEILRLVPRENPKVNGYWMCDFGRLLSERLKEARLAARPLVRGGKGWAALPTESFLPKLVDRLRPYAGEASSRMIFFLSGRMTLEEMAAFLDLKEALFPAASVSVLNEEKGEDDGLLIRKERRPNLRGARLLGLPVAGPEVRAVELLKGRRAAVILREDPLGDAGADGAAPLKEALGALDLLVVADYAFTRTAQESHLYLPLAGWHEMEGLTVNFLGVVQKTARAVVPPRHRRPFYDWVSRWIRLSGGEAPDPEFLPWLGRVKARVPALRSVSVRDLLPQGLPLEEVAP
- the nuoF gene encoding NADH-quinone oxidoreductase subunit NuoF; its protein translation is MAEPLKLLTRNLGKPNSTNIDTYMASGGYEPLMKALHKMSPEQVLGEVKAANLKGRGGAGFPAGLKWTFLPRKKEGDKTEPLKYLVCNADESEPGTFKDRLLIENDPHSILEGIVIAGWATQAAGAFFYIRGEMPQGARIFQRAVDQAYAKGFLGKNILGSGFNFDVWVARGGGAYICGEETALMESLEGKRGQPRIKPPFPAGYGVYGVPSNINNVETFANVPLILQNGAAWYTSIGTQSMPGPRLYGVSGHVKRPGVYELPGGVSLREIIYEHAGGILGDRPLKAVIPGGSSVPVLRADQIDVAMDPDGLKTVGSMVGSAGVIVMNDSVCMVRALLNLMEFYAHESCGQCTPCREGTHWLEMILRRLESGGGKAGDCDLILEVSNNIMGRTICPLGDAAAMPAISFVNQFRDEFEAHVRMGRCPMQDIRMTAAV
- a CDS encoding NAD(P)H-dependent oxidoreductase subunit E; its protein translation is MSEARPDVLARLQTPEFLKKIDALASAYPQPRTALLMCLHLCQSEVRHIPETFQEFIAEKLGMTPAHVRGVVTFYEMFTEKPMGRHLLQVCKTLPCMLAGSETLLEHLGRRLGLKPGETTPDGKFTLITVECLACCDGGPALMVNETLHRRVSLEDVDRILKELQ